ttttatcgTTTGTGTGTTAAggttctagagagagaaagaaaagaagGTGGTGAAGGAGGGGCTTAGGTAGGTCATTGTCAGCTGTTATGAGCAGTACGGTTCAGTTTTCATTCTTCTGTCTGAATAAAAAAGCATTCACAACTAAACACCTTTCACAATTTTTCCTTAATTCAATATTTCCACAACCATTTCTTATTCTCTTTTTCATCAATTTCCTGTGTTGTCGTGTGACACCAAAAATCATTGTTTATATAATACGGGATTTTTTATTTGCTATCCAACATATTTTTATACACACATTCACATATATAACACTACCAGCTACGCTTTTGAATTAACAAGAAAATAGAAACGATATGATTATGCTGAGAAAAAGATTGTGATTATTGCTGAGTTGGGTTTGTGTTGAAtgatattaaaatttatgtcagAAAATCTCGATTTCTTTTATTCCCTGTGGATTAAAGCAGGGCGCAGAGTAGGCCACTTTAGAATTTTTACATTCAATTATTGGGCCTTTTTATTTAACATACCACCTACTACTATTCTTTCTATTACTatacttttttatttctttatcaattgctctttctttttttctccttGCATTTGTAGGTTTTGTTTCGTTTGAAAAAGAGGAaatgtatataattaatttcagTTGTTTTTTTCGTTCTCTTTAATTCTTGTACTGCCAAaaccttcttttttttcttttcttctttcatcATTTGTGAATtaatatgaatttatttttttctcctcCAAGATTTAAGTTAGCTATAGAAAAGATATTATTCAAATTTTTGGGAATGCGTGACTGAACTTTCCCTGTTCTCTCTTTTCTGTGTACTTGCACATTGAATGATGGCAGTAACTCCATGAAATTGTTTTAGTTAGGAAAATTCAGGATTTGATTCTCTTCCTAAATTGGATCGTTTCTCATATCCAGTCAAAGTTACTAACATATTTCCGTATTCGTTTCCTTTCAAGATTTGTGGGTTCAAATATCAAGAATTTGCCCACGCATTCATTGCAATTAACAGACGCGATCCTTTTCTAAGCCAAGACAATTATTCACCATTTTTTTTCACTGCAGGtaaaagagaaaagaagaaTAAAGGATTTGTATTAgtagaaaagaagaagaagggtaAAAAGATGTTGACGTGTATTACTTGCTCAAAGCAAACAACGGAAGATGGCGGAGAGGAAGCCCCGCGTGGGACGCCCAGTACCAAAGACGCCGTCAAAAGCCTGACCGCGCAGGTTCTactcaccccccccccccacccctaCCCCTACCCCTAGCCCCAATTTATATGCTGTATCTATAGGTTATATATCTATAAATGAGCATGCATATATACTAGACTATTACGTAGTATAGACTAGAGAGGTtttagtatttaaatttttaaatttttgggtTTGCGATTTGGGTCCGTTTCATCTTTCTTCATCTtgacaaaatatttattggCTCTCACATTTTCTTCCTAAAAGAGACATTTTGGATCGAGTTTCAGTTTTGACCACGAATAAATTAACGAGTAGTAATTTGTAGTTTTGTGAGCAAGAGTGTATTAAATATTATTGCTCTTTTCCACATCAAATGGTGGTACCCACTCTTAGTTCCCTTTTGGGCCCatcaaaaatataaaactttGATTTTACTGTTTGAATCTGGGCTTTTGCTGGGCCCACCATGGGTAGGAGTAAGATAGGAATAGAATAGTCCACTTTGGGCGAAACGGTCATTTTCATTTAATGATTTTTCATTAGTTGAAAAATAAGCTTTGTTTTGAGATATCATGAgactcaaataaaataatagaagCATGACATCTCAACCGCTCCACCTCATTTATTGACACCACAATCACCTTAGTATTTGTTTGTCTGAGTCTGagatgttttttttatttccgCCACTCCGTTTTTTATCCAAACCAAACTCAAAAATGAGGTTTAAGCCAAGGGGTAGCTTGGCTTTTGAAATGGGTGAGAAATTTGGAAGTAGCAAAGACAGACAGCAACATAAATTGAAGGGGACATGGTCACGCCACACCTTGGATCATGTGTCCAAATCTTGGTCCCAACATGCTACGGTCCTCCCTTAGTTTTCACCCTTTTTCAGCTCCCCATATGATATGTTCATGatttcaaaaacaaaaataataaatacaacaaaatatgcAAAACACTGATATTTCATATTTCCACATTTGATAAAGGGACATATCAGGCGTGCGAAAATCATCATCTGATGGTGTAAAGTTTTGTAGTCCCAAAAGTGTACTAAAATATGTGACCATTCTTGATATCATGCATAGCACATTCATCTCAACTTAGGTGAGATTTTTCACCTTTTTGATGAAATGTATTTATTCTAATGGGAACCAACATATACTTTAGTTCCTTCCCTTAAATTAAATTTTCTGTACATGTATGCTATTTATGTGAAGGTCCCCACTGCAACAATGCCAACAACTCCTTTGATAGAGTATGCAATATTTCTCTTCTTTTTATAAGGCCATAGTTGGAAGGCTTCAGTCGCCTCGGGATCGGAGCCCGGGATCATATCATAGTCTGGAAAGCAATGCATCATGCTTTGCCCGTGCATAACTATTTTAAGACAAACTTTAAGAAGGGGGTCACATGTAATCTTGATCATTTTTGGGTCAAGATTTGCTACTAGTAAGAACTTGAGGGGATTCTCTTTAAGGTAGCACAGTTTACAGTTACAacttcttttaaaaaaataatactaataataacaataatctaTTGTCTACTAGTTGCAAGTGTCTTGGACTTAGAATATGTATAATGTTGGGTCCTTAAGTTTATTAGCAGTGTGAAGGCTTTTGAAGTCAAGTCTTGTTGTGGGGATCTTCAGGAAAAAACAAGGACAACACTATATGTGTGGAAAATACTCATCCTTGACATGGCCCACATTTGAATTCCTGTCCCAAAATATGAGTTGTAAGACTTAAATTGAAGGATTGAACTAAATTAATGCAGTTGGATAATTTAAATTATCACTGCATTGAGAAGAAGCTTTGTGACTGCAGAGAACAGCTACTTTGTCCTGTTTTTGGTACTGCAAAGAGCATTAACAGCCAATGGCAACTATGTCAGCTTTCTTTCAATGCTAAGCTCTGCTATTTCTGTTGATAAGTCTAACACTAGTTGAAAAACAAGTTAATTTACAAAATTCATAAATGAATATTTACCAATTTAGCTTAGCTGCAAACTGCTGCTGATATTTGCAGTTTTCAGCTATAAGCTATATtcttgaaaacaacttattgaCTAAGTTTAAGAAAGTTGTCTGTAGATGGATGAAGTTTCCACATCCAACAGCTGTAACTGTTACCTACCATCAAAACTGTCCTTGATGGTGTTGGCACTATTATAAGCAATTTCTCTGTGCCGCGATATGCAGGCAAAGCAGACGTTAACTTCACAAACATTAGTCGATATTTATGCTAGTGTGAGACATCAACATGTTTGGAGGTGAACTGATTAATCCAAAACACTTTTTGTTATGAGCACAGATTAAGGACATGGCGTTGAAGGTGTCGGGGAAAGGGAAGCCCGGTGAGGCAGAAGCAAGTTACAAGAAAGGGCAGAGATCGTATCCCGACTTTGACACCATTTCAGATGCCTATGCACAGCCAGGGAGCACTAGCTCTACTCCAGCTTGGGATTTCACGAGCACAGGCCGTCGGCCTGAATCAAGATTTTCCTCGGCCCAAGTGGTGctggaagatgaagaagagccTAAAGAGTGGACGGCCCAAGTCGAGCCTGGTGTTCAAATCACCTTCGTCTCTCTCCCTCGTGGAGGGAATGACCTTAAACGAATCCGTTTCAGGTAACTATTATCTTGCATCGCATTTGGCCCAAGTAATTATCATATGATATGATATTaatggaagaagatgacatgTATGTGAAGCCGGGAGATGTTCAACAAGTGGCAAGCTCAGAGATGGTGGGGTGAGAATTATGATAGGATAATGGAGCTGTACAATGTGCAGAGATTCAATCAGCAGGCAATGAACACTCCCGGGAGATCAGAGGATGGAGTATGTGCCCTCTGTTTTTGGTATTTCTAGTTACACTTGCTATCTACTCTAACCACGCGTTGCGAATGCAGAGAGACTCTAGTTACTCGAGGCTGGAAAGTCCATCGCTCAACACTCCAACTCCAACTCCGAGGTATAAAGAAAGCCTTCAAGGTGCGGGGTCAAGTACAGGCGCCCCCCAGAAGATGTCGTCTGTGGACACGGCCTCCTCAAGAGACGTCTCGGTGAGCAATGCCAGTGACATTGAATCGGAATGGATAGAGGAGGATGAGCCCGGTGTATACATCACCATCAGACAGCTTCTTGATGGCACTAGAGAGCTTCGGCGTGTCAGATTCAGGTCTCCATTTCTCATACAAAAGCTCACCATAGATAGATAGCATAGCCTTTGTTCAGTCGGTTAATAGCTATGTTGATGTGTTTCAGCCGTGAAAAATTTGGAGAGGTGCATGCCAAGCATTGGTGGGAAACTAACAGGGACAGGATACAAACTCAGTATCTTTGCTAGAACCAAGGTAAGGTGCATCAGACTGATATTATCTAACCAAAAAAGTTTCCAAGGGGAGGGGGGTGGGGTATAGTTTGAGGCAGGGTGGGTTTTCTTTTCATCAGATTGCGTTGGTAGCTAGCTGTTTTTGCGCGGTCTAATACGTTGTTTTTTTTTAGAAGTGTATTAAGGCCATTATCCCTCTACATTTATTATTAACTTccttatcattatttttttctcaatgCAACCGAGTCGTAAAGTTGTACACTTCCTTTAAGAACAATATAATGAATGAGCGAAGATCTATTATCAAACATGTAACTCACACCAGACTTCTTGTACACATACTTGCAGTCGAAAACAAATTAAAGATGTTCAGAGTAAAAGGCCTTTCTGTGCGCCACTAGATAGATGCAACAATTGTACTTCGCAGTTGTGCTCATGTCTTCTATACATCCACTTTCTAATTTCCAAAGAGCATCAATAATAAAAGTAGACATAATATTACTTCGCAGTTGCGTTGACATCTTTATAGATCATCAATAATTGTACTTCCAAAGAGCACATCAATAtaataaacattaaaaaaatatacatatatagatcaTCTAAAATGATGAAAGGATAAATTTCCCAACTTGTATCATACTCCATTTCCCCATAAGAGAGAGTGGAAGTAACACAAGCATGAGAAAGTTTTATTGATCAACATAAAAACACAGCCAAACGTAAAGGAACAAGGGGCTGTAATAGAGTCACGTTATTGGGACACAAATTCCTACACCAGGTACATGATTATGTTGGCACGCACAAAAACAAGTACAAGTAGTTTCATCATCCTGCCACCTTCCTGATATACGCCCTTCCAGGAAGGGCATCTTGAGATCGGCCGAGCAATTCAGAATACCCATGCCATCCTCCGGCCTTCATAGGTGGAGGCACAGATGCCTTTGCTAAAGGTGGAGGCATTGGCGACTTTGAAAAATGTAGAGGCGCAGACGCCTTTGACATAGGTGGAGGCACAGACGCTTTTGCAAGTGACCTGCCAGAGCTTACTGTCATATTTGCTAACTTCTCACTCGCATCCGATACCCCACGTGCTTTCCCATGGTTCCATGCTGCTGTTGCAGGTGATAAACCATCAATATACATTCTCACCATACGCAgttcagaaaaataaaaaatcttcaCTTGTGCAAATTTCAACAAGGCATACTGAAAGTAGTTACCAATTTACCCAGTAGATAACAAGAAGCAAAAGATTAAACACAAGCTGAGTTAATTGTAAGGGGCACCAAACACAAGTTAATCtttatttgcatgtttatgaTGGGCTTATAAGATTAAACAAGAAGGAATACCAACTGTGTTTATGAAATACTGAGCCTGGTTCAGATTCATCAATGCCCAATGGAAGATAATACATAAACCAAATTAAAATGCATGAACTTACGTGGGCCATTCATTCCGGGTGGCCGATACCTTGGCTGCTGCTTGACCTGGTTCTTCAGGTTCTTATCATTTTTAGGTGAATCCTGCCACACAAATAAACATAAGTTAGGAAAATAAGCAATGcggaaaagaaaaaacatagCATGACTTTATCAACATCTGATGTAATTCTCAATTGTTCCAGTATAATAAGCAAAACAAATAAACCAAGGTACAAAAACTATTGCAATGTACCTGATTATTCATATCCAACTTCCTTTGCACACCTGTATAGAAAATACAATTAGGTAATCTGATGTTAGCAAAGACTACCAAAATCAAACAacccacaaaagaaaaaattaaaatatattaacttCAGTTTGGAAAAACAGAGGCCCAAAATAAGAAAGGTAAGTCCTATGAAACATATGAAATAAGTGTATTGTCTATAGTTTAGCAGACCCTAACTCCTCCAACATTattatcaataataaatatcaGGAAAAAGAGCTTTCAGAACTCAAATATCAACAAAGAGATGAAACAGTAAATACCTCCTGTAGAATACTTCATGTCTAAACCAACATATGCCTGTGGTTTTGCAGAAGCATAACTATTCACAGTCTTTGGGTTCGACAAACTGCCTGGGTATCTCCTACCACAATTTGGTTCCAGAACTCCCCTTGTACCGACTGCAATAGCTTTTTGTTACGAGTGCTCTGCCGCCATTATTTTTAACCTTCAAAGACTACGATTTGAAGAATATACTAACCAGAAGGAGGCGTTCTTGCAGCAGCCACTTTAGGGCGCAGTGATGGTGGAACATAAAAGCAACTCTGTAACATTGAAAAAACAATTGTCTTCTCAGAATTCCTCAGAGCAATGACTAACATTTATTGTTATTAAATACTCAGCAAGTTATTCAAAGatttatcataaaataaaaagtaaccTACCTGGAAGAAAGGGTGCTGAAGAGCCTCCAAGGCTGTTGGCCTCTTGGATGGATTCCACGAACAGAGGGACtagattatttcataaaaatgaaaatataataaGTTTTGGAGGTCGAATTATGCAGAGAACCACATACCAGCATGAAAAGCTTCAACAACAATGAGATTCGGAGAGTAAATAAATGTGCTTTCAGTACTCACTGTGATGAGATCAATTGCATCCGAACTAACACCTGGTACCAATGTAGAGAGATGGACTCCAGCAACCTGCCATGTATTAGCCACACAGATATATGTGAAGATGTGGAGGGTGGTCATCAACAAAGGAAACTATGGTTTGTTAGTTTAAGTGCATCTACAATTCACTGCAAAAAGAGCATATATATCCCCCAAAAATGCATCACGCGTACTATGAATATTCAATAAAGTCATTTAGATACTCCCTCGGTCCCAATAAAAACGTACCAAATTTCCTTTTTGCGCATTCCATTTATAACGTCCCagtccaaaaaaggaaaaatatactTTAtctactctctctatctctctcctcatttactttatctctctcttacttcttcacttctctctctatctatctcccaatttactttatctctcttactttatttatattttcttaatttgtgtgTCCCATTTTTTTGGGATGTTAttattgggatggagggagtactattttaaaatttgtaaattCCTGGCATATGGAAGAATTGTCGGGTTATTTTGAAAAACTTAATTGTCAGGttattcataaaatataaaaatacatacaGGAGAATGGAAAGCTCACCTGGGGGAATTGGTAATTCATGGCACTAGCAAGTTCGAGACCGTCAGACCATTGACTCTTAGTTGGACTGCCTATTACACAGCATATCTTGTAAATCTCATCCGCCTCACTACAGAAAGATACAAATAGCACATCAAGCACCACAAAATGTCAAAGGAAAATGTCCAATAAAATGTTTCGTGGTGGGCTGAACACTTCTCACAGGATGGAACACTCTCTGTCAGTATAGAGCAAACAATACTTGAACCATGGGAACTTGTCAACTTTTAAATCAAGAATATAAGAGTAAAGGTAACTCAACCAAGGACAATCATACCTTGAGCCAGGAAAAAGAGGTAGAAGAGTGAACAATTCAGCCATTATTGCACCCATTGCCCACATATCTGGGAAGGaatccaaaagaaaaaaaatcatgttatCCCAGTAATAAATACCAAGGACAATCCAATTAACCTTCAATCATGTACTAACCAACAGGAGGACCATAAGTTGGAGACTGAAGTAAAACTTCAGGGGCCCGGTACCTATAACATAACATCACAAAaacattaaattatataatgcTTGGAAAAGAAAACATGACAAGTAAACATAAGGCAAATGACAACACCCACCAGCGAGTTGAAACATATTCAGTGAACGGAGGTCGTGAATTGATCTCACGAGCAAGACCAAAATCAGCTATTTTTATTACATCCTTAGACACAAGCAAGTTCTCTGCCAtaagcaaaagaaaaacaaataagTCATTAAGCATACCAGCAGGACAAAAAACAAGTAACGACTTTCTTGTTAATATATAGTTCACAAAAACAATGCACTGCAGTTAGCAACCAACACGAGAATCTATGAAGTGCACTAATTGCAAGTAATGGCTAAAGCACTACTAACTACTAAGTGAACAAATTAACAAGCTAATATCAGTACGATTGTCTAGCAAAAGGACAACTCAGCAACTAAGTCTTACAACTACCCATGATCCAGGTTATGATACAATAACAAAGTCGGAAATGAAAGATAGGCATGACAATCATAGCTGGGTCCTGAtccaaattataaaatatagcAGCAATAACCTGGTTTCAGGTCACGATGGAAGTATCCACGTTGATGTATGTATGCAAGGCCTTGAAATACTTGGAAACACCAATTTCTCACTTCAGCTTCTGTAAAAAGTTTTCCTCTGTCCTTCATAAGCTGATATAGATTGCATTccttaaaaatcaaaataacaCCCATTATATTTAGGAACAGatttcaaagaaagcaaaaacgGGGATGAAAGCAACCGCATACATACCATGTACTCAAACACAAAGTACAGGACATCATTTTCTCTAATAACTTCCTTGAGTTTTACGATAGTTGGATGGTTCATTTTCCTCAGCGACTGCCAACACAAAATAAGTCATTTATCTGGTGACAATCActggggaaaaagaaaaaaaaaatgccacCTTGACTTCTCTGAGGTTTATGCATTCTTCCCAGGAGTAatatttcttcttcattttcttaattGCGACCTGTAAAAGATTTTGACAAATGATTCCAAATTCAGTAGTGCTTCTTCGTTCAAGAGATTAAAAAATTGCTTCTCTGAGCAGAAGGAATATATAAAAGGATAATTACACCAAAATTTACAAATTTTTGCCTGATTTTGAATTGCAACAATGTCATCCACAAACTTTCAATTTTCTTTCAATTGCAATATTAAAGACTTTACACACCTAAAATTGATGTCACTGAGGCCACATTTTGCACATTGCTACTATATTGACTTATGCATTTCCTGTTTGTGGTGGAAGAACATGGAAAAAGGCCTACTGGGGATGAAAATGGAAAAGGATACAAATGGAAAAACAGACATGAGTTCTGGATGCAATAGATGGTTTGAAAATATCAATCCATGGCATGTGCACAAGAATTTACTAAGATTGGCAACGTACTAGcaaattttccatcaaatatCATTGATGTGCAACTCAGTAATTTCACAAGTTCGTGCACGGAATTATTAAATCTAAAGTTCAAGTTGCACAATTGCACTTGAAATTAGCCCAAAGTTCAAGAATGTTACAAATTAACCTATCAATATAATTTTGCACCACATACCACTTCACCAGATTGCTTGCTTATAGCTCTCCAGACACTTCCAAACGTGCCAGTACCAACTTCCTTAATGACCTTATACCTGCATGAACCAATAAGACAGCTGAATTTACACAAAGAGAAACTAAAAAGTGCATGTTCAAACGTGAAATTGCAAATTATCATACCTTTCCATTCTGGTAACTCCAACAGCTCGTGATCAGTACTTATTAGAAAACGAACGAGACGAAAACAGATGTATagatgtttatatatatattatatattccCTAAATGACTCTAAACAACAACTATTAAAGGCCTGGCTGAATCAGCGAGATCCACCATCAATACGCCCACTCCACTTCATCGTGAGCCAAACAAACAGAGCAATGATGGATGGGCTTCACAGCCTTATTCATAAAGTATACCAAATCAAAGACTCCCGAGCACTGATAAGGCGGTGATATTGCGGTGCTATATAACATCTTGACGCTGATCAAAGTTGACTGATAATGTTATGTTCATTAACAGTTCGAGTATTAGATCAGGACATGGCAAACCAAAGCTTCCCAGACATTTTTCTCCAGGGCACAGATACTGAATCTGATCCGCGACCAAATCAGAACACCATCGCCAGGCCCATTACAGAGGATACGGA
The sequence above is a segment of the Salvia miltiorrhiza cultivar Shanhuang (shh) unplaced genomic scaffold, IMPLAD_Smil_shh original_scaffold_306, whole genome shotgun sequence genome. Coding sequences within it:
- the LOC131004066 gene encoding protein BREVIS RADIX-like, whose translation is MLTCITCSKQTTEDGGEEAPRGTPSTKDAVKSLTAQIKDMALKVSGKGKPGEAEASYKKGQRSYPDFDTISDAYAQPGSTSSTPAWDFTSTGRRPESRFSSAQVVLEDEEEPKEWTAQVEPGVQITFVSLPRGGNDLKRIRFSREMFNKWQAQRWWGENYDRIMELYNVQRFNQQAMNTPGRSEDGRDSSYSRLESPSLNTPTPTPRYKESLQGAGSSTGAPQKMSSVDTASSRDVSVSNASDIESEWIEEDEPGVYITIRQLLDGTRELRRVRFSREKFGEVHAKHWWETNRDRIQTQYLC
- the LOC131004064 gene encoding cyclin-dependent kinase F-4-like isoform X2; protein product: MERYKVIKEVGTGTFGSVWRAISKQSGEVVAIKKMKKKYYSWEECINLREVKSLRKMNHPTIVKLKEVIRENDVLYFVFEYMECNLYQLMKDRGKLFTEAEVRNWCFQVFQGLAYIHQRGYFHRDLKPENLLVSKDVIKIADFGLAREINSRPPFTEYVSTRWYRAPEVLLQSPTYGPPVDMWAMGAIMAELFTLLPLFPGSSEADEIYKICCVIGSPTKSQWSDGLELASAMNYQFPQVAGVHLSTLVPGVSSDAIDLITSLCSWNPSKRPTALEALQHPFFQSCFYVPPSLRPKVAAARTPPSVGTRGVLEPNCGRRYPGSLSNPKTVNSYASAKPQAYVGLDMKYSTGGVQRKLDMNNQDSPKNDKNLKNQVKQQPRYRPPGMNGPPWNHGKARGVSDASEKLANMTVSSGRSLAKASVPPPMSKASAPLHFSKSPMPPPLAKASVPPPMKAGGWHGYSELLGRSQDALPGRAYIRKVAG
- the LOC131004064 gene encoding cyclin-dependent kinase F-4-like isoform X1; amino-acid sequence: MERYKVIKEVGTGTFGSVWRAISKQSGEVVAIKKMKKKYYSWEECINLREVKSLRKMNHPTIVKLKEVIRENDVLYFVFEYMECNLYQLMKDRGKLFTEAEVRNWCFQVFQGLAYIHQRGYFHRDLKPENLLVSKDVIKIADFGLAREINSRPPFTEYVSTRWYRAPEVLLQSPTYGPPVDMWAMGAIMAELFTLLPLFPGSSEADEIYKICCVIGSPTKSQWSDGLELASAMNYQFPQVAGVHLSTLVPGVSSDAIDLITSLCSWNPSKRPTALEALQHPFFQSCFYVPPSLRPKVAAARTPPSVGTRGVLEPNCGRRYPGSLSNPKTVNSYASAKPQAYVGLDMKYSTGGVQRKLDMNNQDSPKNDKNLKNQVKQQPRYRPPGMNGPPAWNHGKARGVSDASEKLANMTVSSGRSLAKASVPPPMSKASAPLHFSKSPMPPPLAKASVPPPMKAGGWHGYSELLGRSQDALPGRAYIRKVAG